CAATTTTGTGTCGACGAGCTAGCGCGGTTTCCAACGTATCAACATGAAGCTTCCCAGCAGATCAGCTTGCCAAGATAATCATTGCTGTGACGCGAAGCCTGTTGAGGCAACGACTTGTTGAGTTGACGATCTGTTGAGTTAATAATTTCATCATCGTGATAGCTAGACCGACTAGCATCAGCGTTTCTCCTTCAATCAAAACCTCCTTACACGTTCCCCGACTTTCCCCGAGAGGATTTATATGACTTCTAAACGTACATTCAGCCGACGCGATTTCCTTCAGACGACGAGTGCGGCGACAGCGGCTGGCGTTTTCATGGGCACGAGTGCCATCACTCGCGGGCAAGATTCGCCGAATGAGCGTCCTGTCTTCGCAACGATCGGTCTACGCAATCAGGGCTGGACGATCACAAACAAGTCGACCCAGTTTGCTGACTTCGCCGCCTTCGCGGACGTAGACGCGACCGTTCTTGAAGAGAACCTTAAGAAGCTGGAAGAAAAGACCGGCAAGAAGGCTGACGGGTACAAAGACTATCGTGAAGTCCTCGATCGCGATGATATCGATGCCGTCATGATTGCGGCACCCGATCACTGGCACACGAAAATTTCGGTCGAAGCGATGTTGGCCGGCAAGGACGTCTACTGCGAAAAACCGTTGACGTTAACGATTGACGAAGGCAAATTGATCGAAAAGGTGGTGAAACAAACCGGACGCGTCTTCCAAGTAGGAACGATGCAGCGAACCGAATGCGAGCACCGATTCTTGAAAGCGATCGCGTTGATTCGCGACGGCAGGATCGGAGACATCCGCAAGGTTACTTGTGGCATTAACGGAGCCACGGGATCGCCGGTCATCCCGGCCATCGATGTCCCGGAAGGACTTGATTGGGACATGTGGCTCGGCCCTGCACCTAAGGTTCCTTATCGAGCCTTGCCAGAAATGCGTGAAGGCTACGGCGGCGGCGTGCCACTTTACACCAACTGTCACTACGCTTGGCGGAACTGGTACGAGTACTCTGGCGGACAAATGAACGACTGGGGTGCTCACCACGTTGACATCGCAACCTGGGCGTTGGGTGCTACCGACACAGGTCCTAACACGATCACGCCCGTGAGCTACTCGCTGCCCGTGGACTACAAAGATGGCTATCCGACCGTCAGCGATCAGTACAATTCGCCGACCAAGTTTGAAATCCGAGCCAACATGCCCGGTGACATTCCGATGATCATCACCAGCGAAGGCGACAATGGAATCCTCTTTGAAGGAACGAAGGGCCGCTTCTTTGTCAATCGCGGCAAGCTAGCCGGCAAACCGGTTGAGGACTTGGAAAACAATCCGTTGCCCGAAGGCGCCGTGGAAGAAGTCTACGGCGGTCCAGTTAGCCAGAACCACACGG
This region of Rubripirellula amarantea genomic DNA includes:
- a CDS encoding Gfo/Idh/MocA family oxidoreductase translates to MTSKRTFSRRDFLQTTSAATAAGVFMGTSAITRGQDSPNERPVFATIGLRNQGWTITNKSTQFADFAAFADVDATVLEENLKKLEEKTGKKADGYKDYREVLDRDDIDAVMIAAPDHWHTKISVEAMLAGKDVYCEKPLTLTIDEGKLIEKVVKQTGRVFQVGTMQRTECEHRFLKAIALIRDGRIGDIRKVTCGINGATGSPVIPAIDVPEGLDWDMWLGPAPKVPYRALPEMREGYGGGVPLYTNCHYAWRNWYEYSGGQMNDWGAHHVDIATWALGATDTGPNTITPVSYSLPVDYKDGYPTVSDQYNSPTKFEIRANMPGDIPMIITSEGDNGILFEGTKGRFFVNRGKLAGKPVEDLENNPLPEGAVEEVYGGPVSQNHTENFIDAMASRKQPISDVWTHNRMLETCHLANIAIRLGRELKWDPTKREIIGDDEANAFLSRESRDGYEINM